In one Zobellia galactanivorans genomic region, the following are encoded:
- the kdsA gene encoding 3-deoxy-8-phosphooctulonate synthase — translation MDLSLIPQIKHTDSNNFFLLAGPCAIEGEDMALRIAEHVVTITSDLKIPYVFKGSFKKANRSRLDSFTGIGDEKALRILRKVSETFQVPTVTDIHTEQDAVMAAEYVDVLQIPAFLARQTDLVVAAANTGKTVNIKKGQFMSPESMKHAVNKVTETGNQQAIITDRGTMFGYQDMIVDFRGVPTMKQFAPVVLDVTHSLQQPNQSSGVTGGRPSLIGTMARAGIAAGVDGLFIETHFDCANAKSDGANMLDLGLMKKLLTDLTAIRKTINGLQ, via the coding sequence ATGGACTTATCCTTAATTCCTCAAATAAAACATACTGATAGCAATAACTTTTTTTTACTTGCTGGCCCTTGTGCCATAGAAGGTGAAGATATGGCGCTGCGCATTGCAGAACATGTCGTAACAATTACCAGCGATTTAAAAATTCCATATGTATTTAAAGGCAGTTTCAAAAAAGCAAATAGAAGTAGGCTTGACTCTTTTACAGGTATTGGGGATGAAAAAGCTTTAAGGATATTAAGGAAAGTTTCTGAAACTTTTCAAGTACCTACGGTTACCGATATTCATACGGAACAAGATGCTGTTATGGCTGCTGAATACGTAGATGTATTACAAATTCCTGCTTTTTTAGCCCGACAAACGGATTTAGTAGTTGCTGCTGCGAATACAGGAAAAACCGTGAACATCAAAAAAGGACAATTCATGAGTCCGGAAAGCATGAAACACGCGGTTAATAAAGTTACCGAAACAGGTAACCAACAAGCTATTATTACCGATCGTGGCACCATGTTCGGCTATCAAGATATGATCGTTGATTTTAGAGGAGTACCCACCATGAAACAATTTGCTCCTGTTGTGCTGGATGTAACCCATTCGTTACAACAACCAAACCAATCTTCAGGAGTAACGGGCGGTAGACCTTCATTAATAGGTACCATGGCAAGAGCAGGAATTGCAGCTGGGGTAGATGGTCTTTTTATAGAAACACATTTTGATTGCGCTAATGCAAAAAGTGATGGTGCCAATATGCTAGATTTAGGGCTAATGAAAAAATTGTTGACCGATTTGACAGCTATTAGAAAAACGATAAACGGCTTGCAGTAG
- a CDS encoding DUF3575 domain-containing protein — MYLKQCLSLFLLLLLICQANAQFGKNCELRQMKVNLLNPGFEYEMALGTNTTFDLKVGMQVGLDPLKANVYEELGFFPAVAGQYRYYYNFEKRQQNRRQIYGNSANYVAPAVAAFFPGSRTIGGEEVKGAFGYAGLVTGLQRSYNSGFNFSVDVGAAYYTGQFEDGIYPVANLSIGWILSEKRWCVGR, encoded by the coding sequence ATGTATCTTAAACAATGCCTATCCTTGTTTTTACTGCTGTTACTCATTTGCCAAGCCAATGCCCAATTCGGCAAAAATTGTGAATTGAGACAAATGAAAGTCAATCTATTAAACCCTGGTTTTGAGTATGAAATGGCACTAGGAACCAATACTACTTTTGATTTAAAAGTAGGTATGCAAGTAGGTTTAGATCCTTTAAAAGCTAATGTTTACGAGGAATTAGGTTTTTTTCCTGCCGTTGCCGGTCAGTATCGGTATTACTATAACTTTGAAAAAAGGCAACAAAATAGAAGGCAGATTTATGGTAACTCAGCAAATTATGTGGCTCCAGCCGTTGCGGCTTTTTTTCCGGGTTCTAGAACAATTGGTGGTGAAGAGGTAAAAGGCGCTTTCGGTTATGCGGGTTTGGTAACAGGTTTACAGCGCAGCTATAATTCAGGATTCAATTTTTCTGTGGATGTTGGTGCGGCTTATTACACGGGGCAGTTTGAAGATGGAATTTATCCGGTGGCTAATTTGAGTATCGGTTGGATACTTAGCGAAAAACGATGGTGTGTAGGGCGTTAG
- the typA gene encoding translational GTPase TypA — MSITKNIAIIAHVDHGKTTLVDKIMYHCQLFRENQNTGDLILDNNDLERERGITITSKNVSVVYKGTKINIIDTPGHADFGGEVERVLNMADGVLLLVDAFEGPMPQTRFVLQKAIDLGLKPCVVINKVDKENCTPEEVHEKVFDLMFELGAEEWQLDFPTVYGSAKNNWMSDDWQNETENIEPLLDMVIEHIPTFEPKEGNTQMLITSLDFSSFTGRIAIGRLQRGSLKEGQQIALVKRDGSIVKSKIKELFTFEGLGRLKVQEVVTGDICAITGIEGFEIGDTVADIENPEGLKTIAIDEPTMSMLFTINDSPFFGKDGKFVTSRHIKERLERELEKNLALRVNETDSADKFLVFGRGVLHLSVLIETMRREGYELQIGQPQVIIKEIDGVKCEPVESLTIDLPEEVSGRAVEMVSIRKGEMTSMEAKGERMICEFLIPSRGIIGLRNQLLTATAGEAIMAHRFLEYQPMKGDIPQRQNGSLVSMENGKAIPYSIDKLQDRGKFFVDPGEDIYEGQVIGENSRGDDMTVNITKTKKLSNVRSSGADDKAKIVPAIKFSLEEALEYIQKDEYVEVTPNFLRLRKIYLKEVDRKRNKIA, encoded by the coding sequence ATGTCAATAACTAAAAACATTGCGATCATCGCACACGTAGACCACGGTAAAACAACCTTGGTAGATAAAATTATGTATCACTGTCAATTGTTTCGCGAGAACCAAAATACAGGAGACCTAATTTTGGATAATAACGATTTGGAACGCGAACGTGGTATTACCATTACTTCAAAGAACGTTTCCGTAGTTTATAAAGGTACCAAGATCAATATAATCGATACCCCTGGTCACGCCGATTTTGGTGGTGAAGTAGAGCGTGTTCTCAACATGGCCGATGGTGTGCTATTGTTGGTAGATGCTTTTGAAGGTCCTATGCCCCAAACGCGTTTTGTATTGCAAAAGGCTATTGACCTAGGTCTGAAACCTTGTGTGGTAATCAATAAAGTAGATAAAGAAAACTGTACCCCGGAAGAAGTTCACGAAAAGGTATTTGATCTTATGTTCGAATTGGGTGCGGAAGAATGGCAGTTAGATTTCCCTACCGTTTACGGTTCGGCAAAGAATAACTGGATGAGTGACGATTGGCAGAATGAGACTGAAAACATCGAGCCGCTTCTAGATATGGTCATTGAGCATATTCCTACCTTTGAACCGAAAGAGGGTAATACACAAATGTTGATTACTTCTTTGGATTTCTCTTCCTTTACGGGCCGTATCGCCATCGGAAGATTACAAAGGGGGAGCTTGAAGGAAGGACAGCAAATTGCCCTGGTTAAAAGGGATGGGTCTATCGTAAAATCAAAAATAAAAGAGCTTTTTACCTTTGAAGGCCTAGGAAGGCTTAAGGTTCAGGAAGTCGTTACCGGTGATATCTGTGCGATTACAGGTATTGAAGGTTTTGAAATCGGTGATACCGTTGCCGATATAGAAAACCCTGAAGGGTTAAAGACCATTGCTATCGATGAGCCAACGATGAGTATGTTGTTTACCATTAACGACAGCCCATTTTTTGGTAAGGATGGTAAATTCGTAACTTCAAGACATATCAAGGAGCGCTTGGAGCGTGAACTTGAAAAGAACTTGGCCTTGCGTGTCAACGAGACCGATAGTGCCGATAAATTTTTGGTTTTCGGTCGAGGGGTATTGCACCTTTCCGTATTGATCGAGACTATGCGTCGTGAAGGTTACGAACTTCAAATCGGTCAGCCACAGGTTATCATTAAAGAAATCGATGGTGTTAAATGTGAGCCGGTAGAATCGTTGACCATCGACTTGCCCGAAGAAGTATCGGGCAGGGCCGTTGAAATGGTTTCCATAAGAAAGGGTGAGATGACCAGTATGGAAGCGAAAGGCGAACGTATGATCTGTGAGTTCTTGATTCCTTCAAGAGGTATCATCGGTCTTCGTAACCAATTGTTGACCGCTACTGCGGGTGAAGCTATTATGGCCCACCGATTTTTGGAGTACCAACCGATGAAAGGTGATATTCCACAACGTCAGAACGGTTCCTTGGTTTCTATGGAGAACGGAAAAGCTATTCCTTATTCTATCGATAAGCTTCAGGATCGTGGTAAGTTTTTCGTCGATCCGGGTGAAGATATTTACGAAGGACAGGTTATTGGTGAAAATTCCCGTGGTGATGATATGACGGTGAACATTACAAAGACCAAAAAACTTTCCAACGTACGTTCATCAGGTGCGGACGATAAAGCTAAGATTGTTCCTGCTATCAAATTCTCATTGGAGGAGGCCTTGGAATATATTCAGAAAGATGAGTATGTTGAGGTAACACCGAACTTCCTGCGACTCAGAAAGATATATCTGAAGGAAGTTGATCGGAAAAGAAATAAAATTGCATAA